TTTAACCCCGTTTCTTCCTCCACCTCCTTAAGAGCAGTATCTAAAGGCTGCTCATCCTCCTCAACATACCCGCTTACACCAGCCCAAGAACCTTGGTAACTACCAACTTTAGCACTCCTCCTCAGAATAAGGATCTTACCGCGATAAGTTAGGAATGAAGTGGCTACAGATCTTACTATCAACACCACTACTAACCTAGTCATAGGATTATGTAGCATAAAAAACCTGTGCCTTCGCTTATCTTTCTAGATGAAAAATGTAGGTTATAGCTATATTGAATAGACGTTAGGCACCTTGAGTCCAGTAGGTTGATCAACCGCCTTTAAAATCAAATCTTATATCTGGCTCTTGACCCAGATTCTAACTAGGCTTCTATGATAACCAAGAGCAAAATAATGAACGCGCTTTCTACCGTAGTTGACCCAGAAGTAGGCTTAAGCATCGTTGAACTCGGGATGGTCAAAGATATCAAGATAGAGGATGGCAAAGTCAAGTTACTTATCGCTCTAACGGTGCCGAGCTGCCCATTAGCTAACACCATAAAGAGAGACGTTGAAAAGGCCGTAAGTAATTTGGATGGCGTCCAGAGTGTTGCTGTAGATACTACATCCATGAGCCAAGAAGAGCTGAATAAGCTCAGAGAAAGACTTCAAGAAAAGTCTGGCAAAAAGGCTGCTTCTACTGGCGTAGAGAAACTAGATAAAAAGAACATAGCACACATAATAGCGGTTGTATCAGGTAAAGGCGGGGTAGGTAAATCATCTGTCTCAGCCTTACTTGCAACAGAGCTTAGAAGAATGGGTTACGAAGTTGGAGTGCTGGATGCGGACGTGACTGGACCGAGCATAGCTAAGATCTTCAACCTAGATGAGAGACCCAAAATAGGGCAAAAAGGTATAATACCACCCACAACAAAAAGCGGAATAAAGGCTATTTCGGTAAACCTGCTCTTAGACAACCCAGAGCAGGCTGTTGTTTGGAGAGGACCTATTGTAAGTAATGTGATAAAGCAACTCTACTCTGAGGTGGATTGGGGTGATCTACACTTCCTCATAATCGATCTTCCCCCAGGCACAAGCGACGCACCCCTAACAGTTTACCAATCCATACCTATCGATGGGGTTGTAGTAATAAGCACACCACAAGATCTAGCTTTGATGATAGTTGCAAAAGCGGTTAACATGGCTAAGACGATAAATGTGCCTGTGCTTGGTCTTATCGAAAACATGGGCTACTTAATCTGCCCACACTGCAGCCAAAGAATCAACCTATTTGGTGAATCAAAAGGTGAAAAGGCGGCAAAGAGATTTAACATACCGTTTCTCGGAGTGATTCCTCTTGACCCTGAGTTGGTCAAAATGGCGGATAAGGGGCGTATAGAAGACTATCAAAGCGAAGCCTTCACCGAAGTAGCTACAAACTTCAAGGATACTGTTCTGAAGAACTTAGTAGATACATCTCCTATCGGTTGGAAGAGCGCGTCCTAAGTCATTAAAGCTTAGTACCTAATCTAAAATTCATCAGCTTAAAGTAGTTATGGCAATAACCATAAATAATGGTTCATCCTATCCTATAACGGTTAGCTTGGATACAATTAATACTGAAGTTAAGTTTAGCAAAAGTAGAAGAATAGCGGCTATAGCGGTCTTCGCAGCTGTTGCCGCGGTAATAAGACTGCAGAGCAAAGTTTTGAGCCTACCCTTCCCTCTTATGCCAGCTTTAAAGCTTGAGATCTGGGAGATTCCTGTCGCACTAGGGTTACTACTTTACGGGCCTAGTGTTGGGTTTAGTGCTGGTGTGGTGGTCTTAGGCATAGGTCTTACGATTGGCAGTAATCCAACAGGTCAAGTATATAACTTCGTGGCCTTCTCGAGTATGCTAATTGGTATGCTGTTAGCCAACAAGCTTTATTCACGCAGCAAAAGATTCAGTCTAAGAGGTAGCCTGCTAACTTCTGCAATAGGTGGTATAATATTCAGAGTAGCTGTTATGGTTCCCTTTATGTTGGTTCTGCTACCGCTACCCCCACCTGTAGGCTTCAATTTACCGCTCTGGAGCAACCCTCTACTACTTAGAAGCTGGGCGATAGCGCTCATTCTATTTAACTCACTGGTAGCAGCATACACCATACCTCTATCGTATGTGATTGAAGAGGCTTTAGTCAAAAGGTTGACGCCCTTGACTTGGATACGCTTACCCCTTCTAAGGCTTCAAGCCTTAGGAAGCAAAGAGTCTAAATAGTAAGGATGGTAGCTAAAAGGGTCTTAACACACATATACTTCCTCATCTATACTGATATCGATCTGTAGGTGTACTTAGCCGATATCAAACTAAATAATTTAACACGCTTCCTACTGGGATACAGGAGGACAGCAGTTTTCGCAGTCACGCCGCAATGTAACTGTAGATGCCTTATGTGTGGTATGTGGGAGAAGCCTAAGCAGCATATCTCTTTATCTTATGCCAAACAGATTATTGATTTTCTCGCAGAGAGGCGTTTTCTAATACTTTACTTAACAGGCGGCGAACCTACCCTCCACCCAAATATATGCGAAATCGTTAGATACGCTTCATCTAAAGGTCTGATAACTACTATGACCACCAACGGAACCGCACCACAGAAGACCATGAAGAGGTTGAAGGAGAGTGGGCTTCAAAGCATAAGCGTCTCTTTAGATCATTACGACCCACACCGCTGCGAATCCATCAGAGGTGTTAAAGGAATTATGCGGAAGCAGATCAACACCCTCCTCTACGCAAACACATTAGGTCTAAGACCATACGCTCTTACATACCTTGGACCAGAGATTGCTAGGGATGATGTTGCGAAACTTATCAGCTATGTGAATAAATTGGGGCTACCTTGGGGCTTCTGCTACCCTACAGACGCAAGAAACTCGTTTACACTGAAGGCCGAGGCTCAAAGGCAAGCCGATCTATTAAATGCTCTACATACCATATTGTACCTAAAGAAGAGTCATCTAGGAAGAATTACTAACACTTTAGCTTACATAGAGGATGCTATACTTCATACTGAAAATAAGCCGACAAAATACTCTTGCTTAGCCGGATATACCGTGGTTTATGTAGATTGGTTTGGTGATGTCTACCCCTGTTTTATGAGGAAGAAGATGTTTAACATATTTGATAAAGAAGAGAAGTTTAAGAGATTTAACTGCGATCTCTGCTTAGCCAACTGCTTCCGAGAGCCATCCTACCTAGCTAAACTGTCTTTAGCATTCGCCCTTAAAGAGACCTTCAGCTAAGCAGCTCAACTTGATCACCAGCATCAAAAATTTTAACATAGACTCCGATAAACTAAATAGAATACGATAGATTGTATGCTGACGCCAAGAGCAGCAGCTAATCTAAGCGCACATCTGCAGAGAAGAGCATTAACTTACCTTGAAGTCTGTAAAAACCTAGAGGAAGCAGCAACCGCAGCCAAAAACCTAAAACAGTATATGGGGAGAGGAGACGGTAGAAGAAGCGGTTCGACGCTTATAGCGCTAGGTGTAGCGTTGATAGCGTTCCCAGATCCCACAATTTCAGATGCGATAGGCACAGCCCTCATAGCACTAGGGCTACTTAAGAGGAAGATGAGGAAGATCGGTGTAAGGGATGTGTATGAGGAGATGCGTCAAGCGGTGAGCTACCTAAAAGATATCAAAGAACAATGCAGATAAACACAGCACTCTGAATTAGGTAAGATGCTTAGAGCGTTCAATAGATAGGGTCTTCACACCATTAGATCTTTGTAGCTATTTTACTATCCTCAACACTCAGCGGGCAACAGTTTATACGTTCTGCAGCAAATCTATAAAATGCGGTGCTGATGACGAAGATTATGCGTCTGGATGAGCGAGACCGAAGACTCATTCAGGAAACCAGACAAAAGTTGCCTTATATCACTAATGGTATGAAACGCCAGCGTACTTTTTTCATATATTCGTTGTATGCAGCTCCGTATGTTTTAATCAAATAGTCCTCCTCTTTTCTCGCAACTTCATTTAAGACTATTACGTTTAAAATAGCGAAGAGTAGAAACAATAGAGATTGTAATAAAAAGGAGACCCCGAATGCCATCAAAATATTGGATGAATAGTGAGGGTGGCGAATATGTTCATATACTCCCTTCGTTACCAGTATCCCTTTGTATATTTCATCTTTTAACTTGCGCCATTTGATAAAGAGTATAGAACCAACAAAGAAAAATACACCCCCGACCGACCAAGCCACAATATTTGGAAGCTGAAACAGAAATGGTCCGAAAAATAATCTCACATATATACTAGTTAAAAGGATAAAAACAACTATTGCGGCGTAAACGTATTTTGCCTTTTCTTCTCTCACATATGCTGGTTGCAGTATTGACGCAATTAAAGGTTTATCGCATTGAGCATTAACATTTTACGATTTGGTTAGGGTCGCTTCGGCTCTGAATCTGTTAGCTTTTTCACCCCATCTTTCTCAGTGTGGATCCAATGCTCTTTCCATATCGTACACGCTGTAAGTAAAAAGCATAGGAAAAAAAGAGAATCTACTACGTTAATTTCCTTTCTAAAACGATTCGAAGCATACTCTCGTGAAGCTGGATTCGTAGGCTGCTGCGGCTATCGTTACACCGTAGAAGATAAGTTTCTTTCCTTGGCTGAGATTAATTATTTCGTCTATTGTGTTGTTAACTATAGAGGTTCCGGTTGCGAAGACGGCTTGGCTCCAGCCGATGGCTTCGCGATTCGCTTCATAAGATTCTATTAGGACCCCGTCTTTTACTTGCCCGATGTTGGATGAATTCATGTCGGTTACTCTGAAGTTCTTGAATGATTTGGAGACGTGATAGGTGAAGGCCGGCTGGTACCCTATCATCAAAAGTTTAGCGTCTGAGGGTAGTATTGAAGCGAGATATTGAGCGGCTTCCTTCGCACATGTTTCTGGACCCTTATCTCTACAGTGTGAAGTGTTAGTAATAAGACCCAAATATCTGTATGTGGCGTTTGCTGACGCAATAAATATAGACCTATTTCTGTTAGTGTCTAAGCTTAGGTTATAGACGGACTGCAAGTCGCCTTCATAATGGGTTGGAGGCTCATCTGTGAATGCTTGACCAGAAAAGCCTTTGAGCTCTGCTTGAAGCAGGACTTCTTGCCCTCTTCTTAGCGGGAAGTCTCTTGCTGGGGCTGGTTTGCCTATTGCTTCTGCTGGGCTTAGACACCTTACCTTAACTATAGCGTTCTCCAAGCCATTTTCTTTAACCTTCTTCCACCACCTTTCCCTAAGCTCCTCTATGAGCATATCCGTTCACCACCCACAGTAGATCTTCTCCTCACCTCTCTATCTGTTGTCTCCACCAAGTTTCTGAGTAAGGTGTGAGCTTTACCCCCTGCTCTACAGTAGTTACATATCCGTACTTTGCGAGGATTTCTTTAGATGTATTAGAGCTTAGAAAACTGAGGAAAACGTCGCTCAACACCTTATCTTTTGAGTAGAGGGTGATTGCTGCTGGAACGGTAGAAACCTCTATTTGACTCGGGTCGATCCACACCAATTCCACTTTCTCCTTATTCTGGTAATAGAAGACGTGCCAGCTTACTGTTGCGTCAACGCTTCCCAAGATTATGTTTGCCACAGCCTCTTCCCCGCTTCTCACCTCTACAAATCTGCCTTTAATCCTATCCCACAACCCATTACGCTCCAAAATCTTCTTGACAAATAAGCCTACACCATATGTTGGATCTGTCAAGCACAACTTGACATCGGAGCGCGCTAGATCTTCAAGAGTAGTGATGTTCTTCGGGTTACCTTTCTGAACAAATATCACCGGAACCAAGTAAGCTATTCTACGAACGCTCGACGCATCAACCAGATTCTTTTTAAGAGCCATTTCCATTTCAGAGGTTGTGCCGACACCTAAGTAGAGGTCTCCAGATTTACTCATCTCTAGTGCAGAGAGTAGGGGACCGGAGCCGCCGAACGTAGCTTCAACTCTTACGCCCGTTGTGTTCTTAAAGGCATCTATTATCTCAAGAGCAGGCGCTCTGGTCGCAGCCCCCCAGTAAACAAACAAGCTCTTCTGAGTTTTTGTTGCAATACTCTGTTCTACAATAAAACCTAAACCAAATCCAACTAGCAAAATAACTATAAACAGAAAGAAGATTATCTTCTTCATACACCTATGCCTACCTGCCTTGTTTTCCAAAATCTAAAAGCAAGCATAATAGTTATCACAGAAATGAAACTTCTTGCCCCAGCCTGTACGGTTCCGCCAAGCAAAAGTTCCTCGAGAAAATTATGCGCCATGCCCCCCTTTTATCCTTCAATATGTATTCACTATAAGCCTTTTTGTAAGCTAAATAGCTTACAAATAGTTGTTTGCTGCCAAGACTTGCTGTTGAGGTTGATTGCTAGATGTCTGAGCACAAGACGATATTGTGGTATACCTCCACCTATTCTAATTAAAGATGAAGCGCCGAAGATACAGCATACGAAGAAAGGATGAGGAAAGTTTTACTTTGACGCTTAATTCTGGCAATCTTAAACGGAGCCTACCTTAATCAGATAGGTTATATCGTAGCCTCGTAGTAAATATCGTCACCTAGCTGTACAGCAATTATTCTACGTGATGTGACAAGCTTTTCTATAAGTGGTCTTACTTTGCTTTCGTTCGTTCCGAACGCTTCGACCACATCGATTAGGCGGCAAGGTCTGCGCTTGAGCATTTCTAGGATTCCTTCCTCATCAATCCTCCTTTTTTCTGCTGGTGCGGACTGCCTAGGGCTACTCCTTATAACTACGTCGGCGGAGGGGAGCATCTCCCTGAACTTTTGTGACGCTTGTTCTAACTCTTCTGCTCTTAATGGAAGCACAAACTTCTCAGATGGTGGTCTGGTAGGCGTGTTGAGCTGGATTTCGTCAGGCTTTATCGTCGAAGACAGTTGAGCCAGCGCTTCGGAAGAGCCTTCATTACCGAGGCCTTGGGAGGAATGGAAGAGCATGATTTGAAGAGCCAGACGCCCATCCATCTCTTCTCTTAAAAGCTTCAATCCCTTTACGATAGAGGATAGTGTGATATTCTTCGCCGGCCGATTCACAGCCTCGAAGAGTTCTTGATTTGGTGCATCCAGCTTCGCAACCACCAGATCGGCTTTACATAAGTTCATCCTTACATCCTTACGGCTCACAAGCGATGCATTCGTTAAGACGGCTATGGGTACACCATTAGTCAAACTTTTCATCGCATCGATCATCTTACCAAGCATCGGGTTCAAGGTGGGCTCGCCAGATCCTGAGAAGGTAATATAATCCAGTGAGCGTAGAGGGATGGTCTCTAACGCCGCTCTAAGATCCTGTAGAACCGTTTCCACCTTCACAGAGCCCTCTAGCTCCTCTGGTCCAGAAATCTTCTTGACGGTCGGACCGAGTTGGCAGTAGACGCAGTCGAAGGTGCAGGTTTTCGGCGGGAATAGAACATCGATTCCTAGTGAGCGACCAAGGCGCCAAGAAGGCACTGGACCATATACTGAAGGCATACCAAGCATACTACGGTAGGCTAACATATATATTTGTGCTTACGAACAGAAATGTTGAAATGATGCCGGGCTATGGTTGGCGGTGGAGACACGGTAGAGGACCTGGTCGGCCTATGAAGCCGAGGGTGATTAAGGGTCTGCCAGAGGTGAGTCGATTCATTCCAGCATCTCCTAAAGGCAACATTATTTCAGGGAAGGAACCGCTCGTCATGACGCCTGATGAACTTGAGGCGTTGAGGTTGGTTGATTACGATGGCTTACTGCAGGAGGAAGCGGCGCAAAGAATGGGTGTCTCACGGGGAACGGTGTGGAGATGCTTGGATAGTGCTCGGAGAAAGGTGGCTACGATGCTCGTAGAGGGAAGGGAGCTAGTCATAACCTCAATCGAAGAACACTTGACGCAGGATACTACAAGTCCACCACAGAAGGACGTTAAAGGGTAAACCACTTTTCGTTCCTTTGAATTTTGTGCAATCGCAAGGTTTTTATATTGTGCGTATGCACATTATTACGGTGATAGAAATGAGTTGGAGAGGAGGTTATGGCGGAGGCCGCGGAAGATGGATGGGTCTTTGGCCTGGAAGAGGTCCGTTCAACTACCTTCCACCTTGGTATAGGCCTGGGTGGGTATTCGGTAGAGGGAGGTGCTGGTGGTTCTTCAACCCCTATATGTGGGGCGTATACTATCCCTACAAGGGCTACACTGCATACTCACCTTACGTGACACCATACACGCCTAGCATCTATCCATACTACCCGTATTACGTGTGGTGATGGGAATGGGCTATCGATGGCGAAGAATGTATTATTTGACTGGACTACCAGGTTGGATGAGGTTTGGCTATTCGCCTGGCTGGGTAGATAGGTCGCCTACTGGTCTTCCGCCTACAGCGGAGTGGATCGTGTCCAGCGGCCTGATGCCGCAGTATCGGGAATACTTGAGGACTAGACATATACCATCAGCAGCTCCCTTCTACTCCCCTAGTGCTCCTGTAAGTAAAGAGGATGAGGTTCGAATGCTAGAGGAGCAGGCTAAAGCCATTGAATCACAGCTTGACGCCACAAGAAGGAGGTTAGAGCAGTTAAGGAAGAGCTCTTCAACTCAGACATCTCAACCCTACTATCCTACTTACGGATACCCGCCAACACCCTACGCTCCGCCTTCACCTAAAGAGGAGCTGGTTTCACTAGAGGACTACAGGAGGTATTTGGACGAAGAGGTTCGTCGCGTGGAGGCGAGGATTGAGGAGTTGAAGAAGATTCGTGAAGGGAAACCTTCAGCCTAATAGGAGGTAAAAGTGGATGCCGTACGGAATGGGTCCGTGGGGTTGGTTCCTAGATCCCTATGCATACCCATACTGGCGGTGCAGACGGTTCCCCTGGCTACCGAGATGGTGGTGGGCAGGTATGTATAGGCCGACAGTACCGTACCCTATGCCATATTGGATGCCTCCTTTGTCGAAGGAGGAAGAGATAGCGATGCTAGAAGATGAAGCAAAGATGTTAGAGCAGGAGTTGGAGAGAATCAAAAAGCGACTGGAGGAGCTTAAAAAGTAGGTGGTGAAGATGAAGGTAGCAGTATCCGCAGCTGGTGGGAGCTTAGATGCTCAGGTTGACCCAAGGTTCGGCAGATGCCCATACTTCGTAATCGTTGACACAGATACGATGGCATTCGAAGCAATCCCTAACACAAGTGCGGATGCAATGGGGAGATTTCAATGTTAGAGGAGCGGAGGGAGAGCCTACAGCAAGAGCTGGAACGAATAAAGAAGAAGTTAGATGAGCTCAAGAGCTCCCGTTAATCTTGTGAAGTTAAACTGGCAAGACCAATTACGTTAAAAGAAGGGCGGTGAATGTGGGGGAGCTTAGGGTAGCCGTTCCGACGAAGGGCGAGAAGGGGCTGCAGGATGAGGTGGCGGAAATATTTGGCAGAGCGAAGACGATCACAGTTATCGATCTGGTGAATGGGAAGGTTAAAGATGCACGGGTGCTTCAGAATCCAGCGGCATCCTACCGATTTGGCGCTGGCCCAATTGTAGTGAAGACTTTAGTCGATTTAAAAGTTAACGTTGTAGTGGCGAGCGAACTTGGGCCAGGAGCCTCAGCACTTCTCGAAGACCAAAAGATAGCCAAGGTTATCGTAAAACCTAGCACGTCAGTTAGCGAGGCCATAAAAGTTGCTGCTGCTCAAGTCAATTGATACACCTTCAGATACACCAAACTCCCAAATCAGTCGAGACTTTAATTTGACGACTAAAAGCGTCTTTGAAAGTCTTAAATCTGGCGCAAGTATCAGTGTGATGCCTCATCAACCATCGCGGTCAAGAGAGCAGGTTAAGATAGACATAATAACTTTGCAAGACTTCAAATGGTGGATGAGGTGACTGCTGTAAGAAGGATAGTGGATGCCTTATTATCAAGTCTTAAGAGCGAAATACCTGATGTCGATACGATAAAAGTTGACAAAGTTTGCTTGGGTTTAGGTTACACTGGAGTCAGGCTGAGCACAGGACACGTAGGTCTATGCCACAGCCTTCTAACCGAAGCATCTCTTGAATGCTGCCAGATAGTAAGAAGAGCGGGCGCACTAGCAGGTAGCCCTGCAATAGCTCTAGCTGAACTAATCAAATCTTGGGATATGGGCGAAAAAGTAGTTGGCGCAGCCACCGTAAATGCTCTATCCCAGATCATTCTGGCACATCCATCTCGGAAGTATAGGATTACTGAGGGA
The sequence above is drawn from the Nitrososphaerota archaeon genome and encodes:
- a CDS encoding Mrp/NBP35 family ATP-binding protein; this encodes MNALSTVVDPEVGLSIVELGMVKDIKIEDGKVKLLIALTVPSCPLANTIKRDVEKAVSNLDGVQSVAVDTTSMSQEELNKLRERLQEKSGKKAASTGVEKLDKKNIAHIIAVVSGKGGVGKSSVSALLATELRRMGYEVGVLDADVTGPSIAKIFNLDERPKIGQKGIIPPTTKSGIKAISVNLLLDNPEQAVVWRGPIVSNVIKQLYSEVDWGDLHFLIIDLPPGTSDAPLTVYQSIPIDGVVVISTPQDLALMIVAKAVNMAKTINVPVLGLIENMGYLICPHCSQRINLFGESKGEKAAKRFNIPFLGVIPLDPELVKMADKGRIEDYQSEAFTEVATNFKDTVLKNLVDTSPIGWKSAS
- a CDS encoding ECF transporter S component — its product is MDTINTEVKFSKSRRIAAIAVFAAVAAVIRLQSKVLSLPFPLMPALKLEIWEIPVALGLLLYGPSVGFSAGVVVLGIGLTIGSNPTGQVYNFVAFSSMLIGMLLANKLYSRSKRFSLRGSLLTSAIGGIIFRVAVMVPFMLVLLPLPPPVGFNLPLWSNPLLLRSWAIALILFNSLVAAYTIPLSYVIEEALVKRLTPLTWIRLPLLRLQALGSKESK
- a CDS encoding radical SAM protein encodes the protein MYLADIKLNNLTRFLLGYRRTAVFAVTPQCNCRCLMCGMWEKPKQHISLSYAKQIIDFLAERRFLILYLTGGEPTLHPNICEIVRYASSKGLITTMTTNGTAPQKTMKRLKESGLQSISVSLDHYDPHRCESIRGVKGIMRKQINTLLYANTLGLRPYALTYLGPEIARDDVAKLISYVNKLGLPWGFCYPTDARNSFTLKAEAQRQADLLNALHTILYLKKSHLGRITNTLAYIEDAILHTENKPTKYSCLAGYTVVYVDWFGDVYPCFMRKKMFNIFDKEEKFKRFNCDLCLANCFREPSYLAKLSLAFALKETFS
- a CDS encoding isoprenylcysteine carboxylmethyltransferase family protein, which produces MREEKAKYVYAAIVVFILLTSIYVRLFFGPFLFQLPNIVAWSVGGVFFFVGSILFIKWRKLKDEIYKGILVTKGVYEHIRHPHYSSNILMAFGVSFLLQSLLFLLFAILNVIVLNEVARKEEDYLIKTYGAAYNEYMKKVRWRFIPLVI
- the modA gene encoding molybdate ABC transporter substrate-binding protein yields the protein MENKAGRHRCMKKIIFFLFIVILLVGFGLGFIVEQSIATKTQKSLFVYWGAATRAPALEIIDAFKNTTGVRVEATFGGSGPLLSALEMSKSGDLYLGVGTTSEMEMALKKNLVDASSVRRIAYLVPVIFVQKGNPKNITTLEDLARSDVKLCLTDPTYGVGLFVKKILERNGLWDRIKGRFVEVRSGEEAVANIILGSVDATVSWHVFYYQNKEKVELVWIDPSQIEVSTVPAAITLYSKDKVLSDVFLSFLSSNTSKEILAKYGYVTTVEQGVKLTPYSETWWRQQIER
- a CDS encoding radical SAM protein translates to MLGMPSVYGPVPSWRLGRSLGIDVLFPPKTCTFDCVYCQLGPTVKKISGPEELEGSVKVETVLQDLRAALETIPLRSLDYITFSGSGEPTLNPMLGKMIDAMKSLTNGVPIAVLTNASLVSRKDVRMNLCKADLVVAKLDAPNQELFEAVNRPAKNITLSSIVKGLKLLREEMDGRLALQIMLFHSSQGLGNEGSSEALAQLSSTIKPDEIQLNTPTRPPSEKFVLPLRAEELEQASQKFREMLPSADVVIRSSPRQSAPAEKRRIDEEGILEMLKRRPCRLIDVVEAFGTNESKVRPLIEKLVTSRRIIAVQLGDDIYYEATI
- a CDS encoding DUF134 domain-containing protein, with translation MPGYGWRWRHGRGPGRPMKPRVIKGLPEVSRFIPASPKGNIISGKEPLVMTPDELEALRLVDYDGLLQEEAAQRMGVSRGTVWRCLDSARRKVATMLVEGRELVITSIEEHLTQDTTSPPQKDVKG
- a CDS encoding DUF5320 domain-containing protein, encoding MGYRWRRMYYLTGLPGWMRFGYSPGWVDRSPTGLPPTAEWIVSSGLMPQYREYLRTRHIPSAAPFYSPSAPVSKEDEVRMLEEQAKAIESQLDATRRRLEQLRKSSSTQTSQPYYPTYGYPPTPYAPPSPKEELVSLEDYRRYLDEEVRRVEARIEELKKIREGKPSA
- a CDS encoding DUF5320 domain-containing protein; protein product: MGPWGWFLDPYAYPYWRCRRFPWLPRWWWAGMYRPTVPYPMPYWMPPLSKEEEIAMLEDEAKMLEQELERIKKRLEELKK